One stretch of Paenibacillus sp. FSL R5-0341 DNA includes these proteins:
- a CDS encoding carbohydrate binding domain-containing protein: MKLVRRIGAFLLALPIVISMQTTAAYAEISASHVYHNHMPNFWAYYDTSKYASAPVGSPIRYTYDGQVIDLKKNPPAGYPYFLPGGAPMPHDDLVAYYTHHAKTGAYLTWPWQVAGNLKNNHPAAGMQVTMSGSLLNNVDSFMYTNNVNGYNNKSWGAPWKNAYNNLKTTNGERTMDLVHFSGHHSMGPLAGNEYLLKDLIYQNAVLAQPFFLGDSFKSSKGFFPTELGFSERIIPVLDQLGIEWSVIGNNHFSRTLQDYPLLNDPGKDTMVSPPNRADLQNTSNVGSWVSAPMFNEKQVVYNKYPFASTPHWVRHVNPETGTEKKIVGIPVAQAESWEEGYQGSVKADVLKPFEGLVDQKQFFVIAHDGDNSSGRAGSEDTWRNAGEVTYAQPGVKGESINEYLRTNTPKADDVVHVQDGSWIDTRDSSSDPTWYHWRLPFGIWKGQFDAFNKATGLNLEPKKNLDGVQDGMTVSFEYGYHYLERNFALEQAALNYAKTAEQIWLDSNPNHWKPTTALDREITYEGNQLNPWMMAYPVKGDPANNYKGGANPAELSWYFLLPALDSGFGYYDENVDDGVKPTLSFNQSLFFSKPYVSSQLAKDRTGPSVWWPQRYPYNPGSANVSKAEGWTLHYFDNTFGIYTYAYDVNGVSDIKVKVRTHRDKRADAKDNTFRVYDPAALKAKGVPNIDPAKVSTWQEYPMTKRDLKPDINGVAWQSSSTDMFKSVPAQEIGDMYYTYFNDFRDQLVDYYIEAVDTNGNVTRSDIQTVYVGTGKYKKDASGKIVEDVNGTIQGTHPFLVVDQTPPSAPTGVNAVRVTDRSVTLQWTASTDNVGVEGYDIYRDGTKVGSSQTTGYTDTGLEPEKTYAYSIKARDKANNVSTVSSPVQVQTLAADNEPPSAPANVVVQNSTSSSVTLGWSASQDNYGIARYEIYRDGSKVGESTKLTYTDESLAPATNYVYTIKAVDAAGNVSPASEPLTVKTKEGNIVTVYYKQGYATPYIHYRPTSGTWTTSPGVKMPAAEMPGYTKITINVGTATGLEAVFNNGSGTWDNNGGKNYQFPLGVSTYNAGVITPGAPQVDVTPPSVPTSLIVTSKSADRVALAWTPSTDSVGVVGYEIYRDGVKIGTSTAPAFTDTGLKASTSYVYKVTAYDAAQNKSAASAELSVTTDAAPISNSVTIYYKQGYAQPNIHYRPTGGTWTTPPGVAIPSSELAGYNKITIDVGTATGLEAVFNNRSGTWDNNGGRNYIFPLGVSTYNAGVITSGAPGNATSTDVIESPTAFHSIQFKNASLLSWGRLSA; encoded by the coding sequence ATGAAGCTTGTGCGCAGGATCGGCGCATTCCTGTTGGCATTACCCATTGTCATTTCCATGCAAACGACAGCGGCTTATGCCGAAATCTCTGCTTCCCATGTATACCATAACCATATGCCAAATTTTTGGGCTTACTATGACACATCCAAGTATGCTTCAGCACCTGTAGGATCTCCGATCCGATACACCTATGACGGGCAAGTCATCGATTTGAAAAAGAACCCTCCGGCTGGTTATCCGTATTTTCTGCCTGGCGGAGCGCCTATGCCGCATGATGATCTTGTGGCGTATTACACTCACCATGCCAAAACTGGAGCGTATCTGACCTGGCCTTGGCAAGTGGCTGGCAATCTGAAAAATAATCACCCGGCTGCAGGTATGCAGGTTACGATGTCAGGGTCATTGCTGAACAATGTAGATAGCTTTATGTATACAAATAATGTAAACGGTTACAACAATAAATCCTGGGGTGCTCCTTGGAAGAATGCTTACAATAATCTCAAAACAACGAACGGAGAACGAACGATGGATCTCGTCCACTTCTCCGGACACCACTCCATGGGACCACTGGCAGGCAACGAATATCTGCTGAAAGATCTGATCTATCAGAATGCCGTATTGGCACAGCCTTTTTTTCTGGGTGACAGTTTTAAATCTTCCAAAGGATTTTTCCCGACCGAGCTGGGTTTTTCGGAACGAATCATCCCGGTTCTGGATCAACTCGGCATTGAGTGGTCCGTGATTGGTAACAATCATTTTTCGCGAACCCTCCAAGATTACCCGCTGCTGAACGACCCGGGCAAAGATACCATGGTTTCCCCGCCGAACCGGGCTGATCTGCAAAATACAAGTAATGTGGGTTCATGGGTATCTGCTCCAATGTTCAATGAGAAACAGGTTGTTTACAACAAATATCCGTTTGCTTCCACACCTCATTGGGTGCGACACGTGAATCCTGAAACGGGTACGGAGAAGAAGATTGTTGGCATCCCTGTGGCACAGGCTGAATCTTGGGAAGAAGGCTACCAGGGCTCGGTGAAAGCAGACGTACTCAAACCGTTCGAAGGATTGGTGGATCAGAAGCAGTTCTTCGTCATTGCACATGACGGAGACAATTCCTCTGGCCGTGCCGGTTCCGAAGACACATGGCGAAATGCAGGTGAAGTTACGTATGCCCAGCCAGGTGTGAAAGGCGAGAGTATCAACGAATACTTGCGCACGAATACTCCAAAAGCCGATGATGTGGTGCATGTACAGGACGGCTCATGGATTGATACCCGGGATTCTTCGTCAGACCCGACTTGGTACCACTGGCGTCTTCCTTTTGGAATCTGGAAGGGACAGTTTGATGCATTCAACAAGGCAACAGGCCTCAATCTGGAGCCCAAAAAAAATCTGGACGGCGTACAGGATGGCATGACCGTATCGTTTGAGTATGGATATCACTATCTTGAGCGCAATTTTGCACTGGAGCAAGCTGCGCTGAATTATGCCAAGACTGCTGAACAGATCTGGCTGGACAGCAATCCGAACCACTGGAAGCCAACGACGGCTCTGGATCGTGAAATCACGTACGAGGGAAATCAGCTGAATCCGTGGATGATGGCTTACCCGGTGAAAGGAGATCCCGCCAACAATTATAAAGGAGGAGCTAATCCGGCAGAGCTGAGCTGGTATTTCCTTCTGCCAGCGTTGGATTCCGGTTTTGGTTATTATGATGAAAATGTGGATGATGGCGTGAAGCCAACGTTGTCCTTTAATCAATCTCTTTTCTTCTCCAAGCCTTATGTAAGTAGCCAGCTTGCGAAGGATCGCACAGGTCCATCGGTATGGTGGCCACAGCGTTATCCGTACAACCCGGGCAGTGCCAACGTTAGTAAGGCAGAAGGATGGACGCTCCATTATTTTGATAATACCTTCGGTATCTACACGTATGCTTATGATGTAAATGGTGTGAGTGATATCAAAGTGAAGGTACGCACACATCGGGATAAGAGGGCAGATGCCAAGGATAACACGTTCCGTGTGTACGACCCTGCGGCACTCAAGGCGAAAGGCGTACCCAACATCGATCCGGCTAAAGTCAGCACTTGGCAAGAATATCCGATGACGAAGCGTGATCTGAAACCAGATATCAATGGTGTGGCATGGCAGTCAAGCAGCACAGATATGTTCAAGAGTGTACCGGCACAGGAGATCGGGGATATGTATTACACGTATTTCAACGATTTCCGGGATCAACTGGTGGATTATTATATTGAGGCTGTTGATACCAATGGCAACGTTACCCGCAGTGACATCCAGACGGTATATGTGGGTACAGGAAAATATAAAAAGGACGCCTCCGGTAAAATTGTGGAGGATGTAAATGGAACAATCCAAGGCACGCACCCGTTCCTGGTGGTCGATCAGACACCGCCTTCGGCACCGACAGGTGTCAATGCTGTACGTGTGACGGATCGCAGTGTCACGCTGCAATGGACTGCATCTACAGATAATGTGGGTGTAGAAGGTTATGACATTTATCGTGATGGAACCAAAGTAGGAAGTTCCCAGACGACAGGATACACCGATACGGGACTTGAGCCCGAGAAAACCTATGCTTACAGTATCAAGGCCAGAGACAAGGCGAATAACGTCTCCACCGTCAGCTCGCCCGTACAAGTGCAAACTTTGGCGGCAGATAACGAACCACCATCAGCACCGGCAAATGTAGTTGTGCAAAATTCAACTTCATCCTCCGTGACACTCGGGTGGTCGGCCAGTCAGGATAATTACGGTATCGCAAGGTATGAGATCTATCGGGATGGCAGCAAAGTGGGGGAATCCACAAAACTGACGTACACGGATGAATCCCTTGCACCGGCAACGAATTACGTGTATACGATCAAGGCGGTAGACGCGGCAGGCAATGTCTCACCAGCTAGCGAACCTCTGACAGTGAAAACAAAAGAGGGCAATATCGTAACGGTCTATTACAAACAAGGATATGCCACACCGTATATTCACTATCGTCCGACAAGTGGTACATGGACGACATCGCCGGGTGTGAAGATGCCAGCAGCCGAGATGCCGGGGTACACTAAGATCACAATCAACGTGGGTACAGCGACGGGGCTGGAAGCTGTATTCAACAATGGTAGTGGTACGTGGGATAACAATGGGGGCAAGAATTATCAGTTTCCGTTAGGGGTGAGTACCTACAATGCAGGAGTCATCACTCCAGGAGCACCTCAAGTAGATGTAACTCCACCAAGTGTGCCAACAAGTCTGATAGTTACCTCCAAGTCGGCTGATCGTGTAGCGCTGGCTTGGACTCCGTCGACGGATAGTGTAGGCGTAGTCGGATACGAAATATATCGTGACGGTGTTAAAATCGGAACGAGTACTGCGCCTGCATTTACGGATACCGGCCTAAAGGCATCAACGAGCTATGTTTACAAAGTCACTGCCTATGATGCGGCACAAAACAAATCGGCTGCAAGTGCCGAACTGAGTGTAACAACCGATGCTGCACCGATAAGCAATAGTGTAACCATCTACTACAAGCAAGGTTATGCTCAACCTAATATCCATTACCGCCCGACAGGCGGCACATGGACGACGCCACCAGGAGTTGCCATTCCATCCTCCGAGCTAGCAGGGTATAACAAGATAACCATTGATGTGGGTACAGCTACGGGGCTGGAAGCGGTATTTAACAATCGCAGCGGCACGTGGGACAACAACGGAGGACGAAATTACATCTTCCCTTTGGGCGTGAGCACATACAATGCAGGTGTAATAACTTCTGGAGCACCGGGAAATGCAACCAGTACGGATGTCATCGAGAGCCCGACAGCATTTCATTCCATTCAATTTAAGAATGCATCACTGTTAAGTTGGGGACGCCTGAGCGCATAA
- the ppk1 gene encoding polyphosphate kinase 1 yields MHRDVKTGNYVNRDLSWVEFNRRVLQEAQDPTTPLLERMRFLGIVASNLDEFVSVRVAETKEKIKAGFTQKDFTGYTPSGLYRRLIKRTGTMVAEQYKTYRELIRLLAKKGVNIQEYTDLNVTQQRAMDQYFHEIIFPVLTPMAIDQSRPFPLVHNKSVYLSVMLQKEGEQEGEPFMAIVQVPSNLPRVVQAPIRANSKKKTFILIEDLIKHHIHTLFSGYISLAAQEFRVTRNADLFINEEEAEDLLEAIEKELRRRRRGAPVRLEVCKDFRPDALLELQDEFDIQDPVYEIDGPLDLSFLAGFVDSLDGFSHLKYSPVKPVYPLEFLPRESHFELLRKRDVLVHHPYESFEPVTDFILEASEDPRVLAIKMTLYRVNGDSRLIPALALAAESGKQVTVVVELKARFDEERNIAWARKLEKAGCHVVYGLVGLKTHAKIILVVRREQQGLRRYVHVGTGNYNESTAKVYTDVGLFTSNPIIGEDASELFNEITGYSGPKALQAFHVAPDGMKDELFSLIRRETEHALKGKPARIIAKINSLSHQDMIDELYEASQAGVQIDLIVRGVCCLRPGVEGLSENIRVISIVDRFLEHSRLFYFENSGNPDVFISSADWMTRNLNRRIELMCPVFDPELKKMLVDILNLSLMDNVKARELMPGGNYVFVQNEKPPLRSQTEAMGIIPWKPAEWSALT; encoded by the coding sequence ATGCATAGAGACGTCAAAACAGGTAACTACGTTAATCGCGATTTAAGTTGGGTTGAGTTTAATCGGCGCGTACTTCAGGAGGCCCAGGATCCAACGACGCCCCTGCTGGAACGCATGAGATTTCTCGGGATTGTCGCCAGTAATCTGGACGAGTTCGTCAGTGTAAGGGTGGCAGAGACAAAAGAGAAGATCAAGGCCGGATTTACGCAAAAGGATTTTACAGGGTATACCCCTTCGGGATTATACCGCAGATTGATCAAACGAACCGGGACCATGGTCGCCGAGCAGTATAAAACGTATCGTGAACTTATTCGTCTACTCGCCAAGAAAGGCGTAAACATTCAGGAATATACAGATCTTAATGTGACACAGCAGCGCGCAATGGACCAGTACTTTCATGAAATTATTTTCCCGGTACTCACACCGATGGCGATTGATCAGAGTCGTCCGTTCCCGCTGGTACACAACAAGTCTGTCTATCTGTCCGTGATGCTGCAGAAGGAAGGGGAGCAAGAGGGCGAGCCGTTTATGGCTATTGTTCAGGTACCTTCCAATCTGCCTCGTGTGGTTCAGGCTCCCATTCGGGCGAATAGCAAAAAGAAAACATTCATACTGATTGAAGACCTCATCAAACATCATATTCACACTCTGTTCAGCGGATATATCTCACTTGCTGCGCAGGAATTCCGAGTGACCCGCAATGCGGATCTGTTCATTAATGAAGAAGAAGCAGAAGATCTGCTGGAGGCTATTGAAAAAGAATTGCGGCGCAGACGCCGAGGGGCTCCTGTACGATTGGAAGTCTGCAAAGATTTTCGTCCGGATGCCTTGCTTGAATTGCAGGATGAATTCGATATTCAGGACCCGGTGTACGAAATTGATGGACCACTGGATCTGAGTTTTCTGGCTGGATTCGTAGATAGTTTGGACGGCTTCTCACATCTGAAATACAGTCCGGTGAAGCCTGTCTATCCACTGGAGTTCCTGCCCAGAGAAAGTCATTTCGAGCTGTTGCGCAAACGAGATGTGCTGGTGCATCATCCATACGAATCATTTGAACCGGTCACCGATTTTATATTGGAGGCTTCGGAAGATCCAAGAGTTCTGGCCATCAAGATGACCTTATATCGGGTCAATGGCGATTCACGCCTTATTCCAGCACTTGCACTTGCTGCTGAGAGTGGTAAGCAAGTCACAGTTGTGGTGGAATTGAAAGCCCGGTTCGATGAAGAGCGCAACATTGCTTGGGCACGTAAGCTGGAGAAGGCCGGTTGTCACGTGGTTTATGGACTGGTTGGACTGAAAACCCATGCCAAAATCATTCTTGTCGTACGCAGGGAACAGCAGGGTTTGAGACGTTATGTTCATGTAGGAACCGGTAACTATAATGAGAGTACAGCCAAAGTGTATACGGACGTGGGACTGTTCACCTCCAATCCGATTATTGGGGAAGATGCATCCGAATTGTTCAATGAGATTACCGGATATTCCGGTCCGAAGGCATTACAGGCGTTCCACGTTGCTCCGGATGGGATGAAGGACGAACTATTTTCACTGATTCGTAGAGAAACGGAGCATGCCCTGAAAGGCAAACCTGCCAGAATCATCGCCAAGATCAACTCCTTATCCCATCAGGACATGATTGATGAATTGTATGAGGCTTCTCAAGCCGGAGTACAGATCGATCTGATCGTGCGCGGCGTATGCTGCCTGCGTCCGGGGGTAGAGGGGCTTAGTGAGAACATTCGTGTCATTAGCATTGTGGACCGCTTCCTGGAGCATTCAAGGTTGTTTTATTTTGAAAATAGCGGTAACCCCGATGTATTCATCTCCAGTGCAGACTGGATGACACGTAACCTGAATCGAAGAATTGAACTGATGTGTCCTGTATTCGATCCAGAGCTGAAGAAGATGCTGGTGGATATCCTTAATCTGTCCCTTATGGATAATGTCAAAGCGAGAGAACTTATGCCTGGTGGCAATTATGTATTTGTACAAAATGAAAAGCCCCCGCTGAGAAGTCAGACGGAGGCCATGGGAATTATCCCTTGGAAGCCTGCTGAATGGAGTGCGTTAACGTAA
- a CDS encoding NAD(P)-dependent oxidoreductase, whose protein sequence is MNIAIIGATGKAGSVILKEAADRGHKVTAIVRNASKLEDKSLNTLEKDVFDLTAEDLKAFDVVVNAFGAPAGKENLHVEVGQALINILKDAPNTRLIVVGGAGSLFTDESKTLRVFESPGFPDAYKATATNQGQNLQDLQTSSGIQWTFLSPAGFFNPEGVRTGKYQAGNDVILVNSEGNSYISYADYAIALVDEIENPQHKNERFTVVGEAK, encoded by the coding sequence ATGAACATTGCAATCATTGGTGCAACAGGCAAAGCAGGAAGTGTAATTTTGAAAGAAGCAGCAGACAGAGGGCATAAAGTAACGGCGATCGTTCGTAATGCATCCAAATTGGAAGATAAAAGTCTGAATACGCTGGAGAAAGATGTATTCGACCTTACAGCTGAAGATCTTAAAGCGTTTGATGTAGTTGTAAATGCATTTGGTGCTCCAGCGGGTAAAGAAAACCTGCATGTGGAAGTAGGACAAGCGTTGATCAACATTCTGAAAGATGCACCAAACACTCGTCTGATCGTTGTGGGTGGAGCAGGAAGCCTGTTCACAGACGAGTCCAAGACATTGCGTGTCTTTGAATCTCCAGGCTTCCCTGATGCTTACAAAGCAACTGCAACGAACCAAGGCCAAAACTTGCAGGATCTACAAACATCTTCAGGTATTCAATGGACATTCCTGAGCCCGGCTGGATTCTTTAATCCAGAAGGTGTACGCACTGGCAAATATCAAGCAGGCAACGATGTTATTCTCGTGAACAGTGAAGGCAACAGCTACATCAGCTATGCAGACTATGCGATTGCTTTGGTTGATGAGATTGAAAACCCACAACACAAAAACGAGCGCTTTACCGTTGTCGGCGAAGCGAAGTAA
- a CDS encoding Ppx/GppA phosphatase family protein, which produces MTRTNETLGIIDIGSNSIRLVIYELDQDKAYRIIHEDKYAARLSSVVESDGTILRHSLNKAITILRQFKATCEAYQTKLIRAAATAAIRNASNVLEIIEWLESETGLTIECVSGDREAYYGFLGVTQSIELADGYVVDIGGGSTEITVFRDRKRLHSISLPIGAVNSHARYGGEDQWTVENANALCNEVIQALRGQDWIAEHPGLPLIGLGGTMRTLAKVEQKRTQYSLPVTHHYEIGEEAMENIARSLPHLTSAQRKKVPGLAKDRADIIVPGVLILRTVFRLIQGDRYVVSGAGLRDGLLRDYMAEGQPVVPDALKDSIRNFIHFGPPIPEKRLQRIHQDAVTLYTALQGTAPDQADARILYASSMLHMAGKQINYFRYTQHSAYWIMNASIYGLSHRETILSASAADYHPKKRTPQLLNKHRDILKNSDERHAHRIGSLLRVAEAINRSESIAAIEATKENDSLQVQFTCTAEPLLELDGLEEAVKDLQEAWGVTLTHSIQQASKG; this is translated from the coding sequence ATGACACGTACTAATGAAACCTTAGGAATTATTGATATCGGCTCGAACTCCATTCGTCTAGTTATATATGAACTGGACCAGGACAAAGCCTATCGCATCATTCATGAAGACAAATACGCCGCTCGTCTGAGCAGCGTTGTTGAGTCGGATGGAACCATTCTGCGTCACTCTCTGAATAAAGCCATCACCATCTTGCGTCAATTCAAAGCGACCTGTGAAGCCTATCAAACCAAACTGATTCGCGCAGCAGCTACGGCAGCTATTCGTAATGCAAGCAATGTCCTTGAGATTATCGAATGGCTGGAGAGCGAGACGGGACTTACCATCGAATGTGTATCCGGAGATCGGGAGGCCTATTATGGTTTCCTTGGTGTCACTCAATCCATTGAACTGGCAGACGGTTATGTCGTGGATATTGGAGGCGGTAGCACGGAGATTACGGTCTTTCGGGATAGGAAAAGGTTACATAGCATTTCCCTCCCCATCGGGGCAGTGAATTCGCATGCCCGTTATGGGGGCGAAGACCAGTGGACCGTGGAAAACGCGAATGCACTGTGTAACGAAGTCATTCAAGCTCTCCGTGGACAGGATTGGATTGCTGAGCACCCCGGCCTGCCACTTATCGGACTTGGAGGCACGATGCGTACACTCGCCAAAGTGGAACAGAAGCGTACCCAGTATTCGCTGCCTGTCACCCATCATTATGAGATCGGTGAGGAAGCGATGGAGAACATCGCACGCTCCTTGCCACATCTCACCTCGGCACAGCGCAAAAAGGTACCTGGGCTCGCCAAAGATCGCGCAGACATCATAGTGCCCGGCGTATTGATCCTGCGAACTGTTTTCAGATTAATACAGGGTGATCGGTATGTGGTTAGTGGTGCGGGTTTACGGGACGGGTTGTTGCGAGATTACATGGCTGAAGGTCAACCGGTCGTTCCGGACGCGCTGAAGGACAGTATCCGTAACTTTATCCATTTTGGTCCGCCTATTCCAGAGAAACGTCTGCAACGGATTCATCAGGATGCAGTTACCCTGTATACTGCACTGCAAGGTACTGCGCCTGATCAAGCAGATGCCCGAATTCTGTATGCTTCTTCCATGCTGCATATGGCTGGTAAGCAGATTAACTATTTCCGTTATACACAGCACTCGGCCTATTGGATCATGAATGCGAGCATCTATGGACTTTCTCACCGGGAGACCATTCTCAGTGCCAGTGCTGCCGATTATCATCCTAAAAAAAGAACGCCCCAACTGCTGAATAAGCACCGGGACATTCTGAAAAACTCGGATGAGCGGCATGCTCATCGTATAGGCTCTCTGCTGCGCGTAGCCGAAGCCATCAATCGATCCGAGAGCATCGCTGCGATCGAAGCAACAAAAGAAAACGACTCGCTGCAGGTGCAATTCACCTGTACAGCCGAGCCGTTACTGGAACTTGATGGCCTGGAAGAGGCCGTCAAGGACTTACAGGAAGCCTGGGGAGTTACGTTAACGCACTCCATTCAGCAGGCTTCCAAGGGATAA
- a CDS encoding glycosyl hydrolase 53 family protein, producing MLAFVLLFTSIMLPAGQHASAAPSFAKGADISWVPGMEAQGYKWKDKNGVQRDIIDILKNDYQINSVRIRVFVNPSNDYGNGYMNKDRAATLAQRAKNAGMSVMLTLHYSDSWADPGQQTKPAAWKNYTFQQLMDAVWNHTRDVMTAMQSKGVTPDWVQIGNETSNGMLWEDGKASTNMKNYAWLVNTGHNAVKSLSSGTKTIVHLAGGDDNALYVWNIGGLINNGANFDMIAMSLYPSASGWNTAVTNTVNNAKDLINRYGKEIIISEIGMDNNQAAAGKSFVAAMKNQIRNLPNGKGKGVFYWEPQATPGYNSGYGKGAWQSNMMPTVVMEGFID from the coding sequence ATGTTGGCTTTTGTTTTGTTATTCACCTCCATCATGTTGCCCGCAGGTCAGCATGCCAGCGCAGCACCAAGTTTCGCCAAAGGAGCCGACATCAGCTGGGTTCCCGGAATGGAAGCCCAAGGCTACAAATGGAAAGATAAAAACGGGGTACAGCGTGACATCATTGATATTTTGAAAAACGACTATCAAATCAACTCCGTTCGTATTCGAGTGTTCGTTAATCCTTCGAATGATTATGGTAACGGTTACATGAATAAGGATCGTGCGGCTACACTCGCACAACGTGCCAAAAATGCCGGCATGAGCGTGATGCTCACCCTGCACTACAGCGACTCCTGGGCAGATCCTGGTCAACAAACCAAACCTGCTGCCTGGAAAAATTACACGTTCCAACAACTCATGGATGCGGTATGGAACCACACTCGTGATGTGATGACCGCGATGCAAAGCAAAGGCGTTACCCCGGACTGGGTACAGATCGGTAATGAAACAAGCAACGGCATGTTATGGGAAGATGGCAAAGCATCCACTAACATGAAAAACTATGCGTGGCTGGTGAACACAGGCCATAATGCAGTGAAATCCCTGAGCAGCGGCACCAAAACCATTGTGCATCTGGCGGGTGGAGATGATAACGCCCTCTATGTATGGAATATTGGTGGTCTGATCAATAACGGAGCTAACTTTGACATGATTGCCATGTCCCTCTACCCTTCGGCTTCCGGCTGGAACACAGCCGTGACAAATACGGTAAACAATGCCAAGGATCTGATCAACCGTTATGGCAAAGAGATCATCATCTCCGAAATTGGCATGGACAATAATCAGGCAGCGGCTGGTAAAAGTTTTGTAGCGGCGATGAAAAACCAAATCCGCAATCTGCCGAATGGCAAAGGGAAAGGCGTATTCTATTGGGAGCCTCAAGCTACACCAGGTTATAACAGTGGCTACGGCAAAGGCGCATGGCAATCCAATATGATGCCGACGGTAGTCATGGAAGGATTTATTGACTAG
- the rarD gene encoding EamA family transporter RarD, whose product MNSGLINAIIAYIMWGVLPLYWKLFENVPAGEILSHRVVWSFVFMGIFVAVQRRWGDMKRILTSRSTLLSLTASGLLIAINWLIFIWAVNNGHVVETSLGYYLNPLLNVLLAVVFLHEKPNRGQWLAIAIAGVAVLIIAIDYGRFPWVAISLAVSFGLYGLAKKKIKQDASVGLFSETAVVLPVALGYWIYLAIVGEATAWTLPAPMFFELLLSGVVTALPLLFFARAAARMSLSTLGFVQYIGPTIMLILSVFVFKETVSPVLLVGFALIWTALIVYAAASMRATRLAKVS is encoded by the coding sequence ATGAACAGTGGATTAATCAACGCGATCATTGCGTATATCATGTGGGGGGTTCTCCCGCTGTATTGGAAGTTGTTTGAAAATGTACCGGCAGGCGAGATTTTATCGCACCGGGTTGTCTGGTCATTTGTTTTTATGGGGATTTTCGTTGCCGTCCAACGTCGTTGGGGTGACATGAAGCGCATTCTGACCAGTCGTTCGACCTTGCTGTCCCTCACCGCGAGTGGGCTGCTTATTGCTATTAATTGGCTGATCTTCATCTGGGCAGTGAACAACGGTCATGTCGTTGAGACAAGTCTGGGCTATTATTTGAACCCGTTGCTGAACGTGTTACTGGCGGTTGTCTTCCTTCATGAAAAGCCAAACCGTGGCCAATGGCTCGCGATTGCCATCGCTGGTGTCGCGGTGCTCATCATTGCCATCGACTACGGACGTTTCCCATGGGTTGCGATCTCGCTGGCCGTGTCATTTGGTTTGTACGGTCTGGCGAAGAAGAAGATTAAGCAAGACGCTTCTGTGGGCTTATTTTCGGAGACAGCTGTAGTTCTGCCTGTCGCACTCGGCTATTGGATCTACTTGGCCATTGTGGGAGAAGCAACGGCATGGACACTGCCTGCGCCGATGTTCTTCGAACTGCTGCTTTCCGGCGTGGTGACGGCGCTGCCGCTGCTTTTCTTTGCACGGGCAGCCGCCCGGATGTCGTTGTCCACACTCGGCTTCGTACAATATATCGGACCGACGATCATGCTGATCCTGAGTGTGTTCGTGTTCAAGGAAACGGTCTCGCCAGTTCTGCTCGTCGGTTTCGCACTCATCTGGACAGCGCTGATCGTATACGCTGCTGCATCGATGCGCGCTACGAGACTTGCTAAGGTAAGCTGA
- a CDS encoding phBC6A51 family helix-turn-helix protein — MSRQRNVLEAQLTVQQRKAAQLLVSNEWGELLSEDGRKKNMQELANEIGIARSTLYEWKAQEQFIDYVSYLTDINLRGMRTEVNVALMKAIRGGNNGLPSVKAIDLYMRRWALLSDRTIVEDRREENASNRKTDEEIRREIAELNDLVDGETA; from the coding sequence ATGAGTAGACAACGTAATGTATTAGAGGCACAACTGACTGTACAGCAGAGGAAGGCCGCGCAGTTACTGGTGAGTAATGAGTGGGGAGAGCTACTGTCTGAGGATGGCCGTAAGAAGAATATGCAAGAGTTAGCGAATGAGATTGGAATCGCGCGTTCAACTCTTTACGAATGGAAAGCGCAAGAACAATTTATTGATTACGTAAGTTATCTTACGGATATTAATCTTCGCGGAATGAGAACGGAAGTTAACGTTGCTTTAATGAAAGCAATTCGCGGAGGAAATAACGGTTTGCCTTCCGTGAAAGCTATCGATTTATATATGCGTAGATGGGCGCTACTGTCCGACCGTACTATAGTAGAAGACAGACGCGAAGAGAACGCAAGTAACCGTAAGACAGACGAGGAAATCCGTAGGGAAATCGCGGAATTGAACGATCTGGTTGACGGAGAAACTGCGTAA